The stretch of DNA TAAGCTTCATCTTTCTTTTCTTCTTTTCTCTGAAATTCCAGCTGCTTTTTATAACAACCTATCAACTCTGGATTTGCTGCCGTCTTTTGAAGATACTCTATTTTCTTTTCCGTCTGAGGTGGCACTTTAACAGGTAAATATCTGGTTGAAAACATCAAAGCAGCAGCTCCTATAAAAGTTAAAATACTTGTTACCATTAATCCCAGATCGTATCTTTTATTTTCCTTTATCATTCAAATCACTCCTTTTGTGGAAGGAACAGAATCTTTCAATTTCTCATCAATTGAAACTGCCTCTTTTAAACTCTTTGCCACTGCTTTAAACGAAGCCTCAACAATATGATGCAAATTAAGGCCGTAAAACAGATTGAGATGGAGATTACACTTTAAAGAGAAAGAAAAGGACTTCCAGAACTCTCTCCATAGATCAAACTCGATACCGTTTAAAATTTTCATCTCGGGGAAATTATTGTAAACAAAGTAAGGCCTTCCTGAAAGGTCAACAGCCGTCATTACCAACGTTTCATCCATTGGAAGGAGAAAACTTCCATATCTCTTAATACCTTTTTTATCTCCTAGTGCTCTTCTAAATGCCTCTCCGAGAACAATTCCAACATCTTCTATAAGATGATGATGATCAACATCAACATCCCCTGTAGCCGTGATCTCAAGATCAAAACTCCCATGTTTTGCAAACAGCTCAAGCATATGGGAAAGGAAAGGAATATCTGTTTTTACACTATATTTACCTTCACCATCAAGATTTAGCTTTAGTCTTATATCTGTTTCTGCTGTCTTTCGTTTAATCTCTGCCTTTCTCAAAATTTCCTCCCTGAATTAGAAAATACCTGTTTCCATCTGATTTCACAACACCTTCTGCTTCAAGTTCAAACAGAAGTGTAATTACTTCACAATA from Desulfurobacterium indicum encodes:
- the hisB gene encoding imidazoleglycerol-phosphate dehydratase HisB; this translates as MRKAEIKRKTAETDIRLKLNLDGEGKYSVKTDIPFLSHMLELFAKHGSFDLEITATGDVDVDHHHLIEDVGIVLGEAFRRALGDKKGIKRYGSFLLPMDETLVMTAVDLSGRPYFVYNNFPEMKILNGIEFDLWREFWKSFSFSLKCNLHLNLFYGLNLHHIVEASFKAVAKSLKEAVSIDEKLKDSVPSTKGVI